A window of Rhizoctonia solani chromosome 5, complete sequence genomic DNA:
TCAGCCCAAAATACGTCAATGTCTTCCAATAAGGGAACCGCTTCTCCCCTAAACACCTTTCTTTCCTTGTAGGGGCGTACCCAATCTTCCGCAGCTCCTTCAAAGTATGAGGTTACCCACAAAATTTTTTCCTCGTGGGATCGATTGGCCCCTTTTGCCCTTATGTAAGCTTGACAGGCAATGATGAAATTGAGGGCGTCTTCTTTTTTGCCACTAAACTTATttggcttggcaaatttcaAATCAGAATTGGAAGACGTAGGAGCAGGTGGGGGAATGTGGGCAgtggtggctgtgcttgTACCAGCAGGTGGAGGAAGTGGGGCCGTGGGACAAGAGGAAGATTGGTGAAGGagctgatcttgcacagcctgAATGGATGCTGCCGCCCCTTGGATTTGGTTTGAATAAAAAATGTGTTGATTACGCGACTGATCACGATGTTCCTCCAATTCTGCCCTTAGTAGGGCTAATTGATCTCCTTGGGCTTCGTAAGCCCCTTGCAACTGTGAAAATTCTTTTTTAGGATAATCATATTTTGAGCTACCATATCCAGAAGTTCACGATCTGACATCTGATCAAACGACATAGGGGAGTATACATGaggcggcacagccgcaggagcaggagtatgggTTCGAGAGGATGGGGCAGACCATCCTGATGGAATTTGGGGAGTTACTAGACTAATTTCTCCCATCTCGCCCAAACCAGGCGTTAtcatatgagactgcaaaGAATTCATATTCCTCGTAGCGGTGAATCCGACCCTTTCCGTCTTGGGTAATGTCCTGGATGGAGCAGTGgaaattgtccaattccaGTTCTTTCTCGACTAGTAATCTGTCTTTTTCCTCAATAAGCCTCTCTTGCTCTTCGATGGTAAGAGCTAGGTCGCGGTTATGGGCTTCGAGGTTCGAGATCAGAtttttttgttcttgaagatcGGCCTCGTAGATATCGTTGAGGCGCTCGGCAAAAGACTTGTGATGTTTAATGTGGGCAATAGTTTGGAGTAGCCCTGGTTCTTCGATGCGAGCAATGTGTTCTTCGAGATTGTTGATACGACCCACTAATATATGGTCAATATCGTTGAGGGTTTTTTCGAGATAGAGGTATTGGGTGACAACGGAATAAGGCCAGAAGATGATGAAGAGGACGAGGTCTAGAAAATTGAACACTAGGATGCGTTCCCGATGCAAATCGGTACTCGATCAGATAGACAAACGGGTTTATAGCGCTAaaatactaactgtttgctttcctACTAGCGTTAGACTATCCTTATATTGATATCAGCAGCTGTGTACGAGCGTGATTAACAatcaggtttttagtaagcggaaggttggctgactaacagcgtatggctaaaggtgcggacaccctggtatgcggacgattgcTAGCAAGGGGCTATCCCGCGGCTTTACTGCCactcgtattcctgtctttgactattacacaggggctacaatgtgatGGCTTTTcaagctttggtgcttatccaagcgtaggtcttgtttgtcgacaggaatacaagaaagacttgacctagtgtcacgactaagctcggacctatgatacaagtagatttagagtccgtggccctatcaccaatggactatgagacaagAGGGGCGACGagggcccagggggtatggtTTAAGGTAGAGGGCGACGAAGGCCTGGTgagtgatgcttaagtaaagtgcactgtgctcaacaagggagcagggcaatgggtaggtaagacttaggatgaattgacgaagaggtcaagtcttgctgttctagcggcgacttgacccagcttatatacaagagaggagccacatcaaaaacaacattacaaaacagtgagtcatttacaatttcacatcatatatcaaatatgtcacgtgatcttgatgaatCATAATTATATACCAagaaaggaaactgtctcagaaaaaaggtagaaaatagtagaaaattatgtcatgccgattaaggtcatgacacaagGCAGAAGTCAGAAGCAAGCTAATTGAGTACACCCTGCACAAGAACATCACTGCACTAGACAAGTTTATCTCCACTGCCTGTCTAATTGATGACACACTGTTTGAAGCATGCAAGGAGCTAAGAAAGgatagcaacagcagcaccagCTCACCACAACGCCCTGCTCAAGGGCACTCAAGCAAttttgtttccaagaagGTTCAGGAAGCAAGAAGAAACGCTGGAGAATGTTCCAAATATGGGGAGAAGTCTCACAAATGGGAGGACTGCAAGAATGGATGGTGCCTCAGAACAATAGAACTCTCTAAGCCTGAATCAGCAAAGGCtgcagaagtagaagagctAGAAGTGCTTCCCCAAGCAGGAAAAGTCTAAGGAAGTCTTGCCCTGTGTCTAGGCTTCCTGAATCTCCCCCAGTGTCTATAGAACCCTTGTTTTGTGCAGCCCTGCAAACCAATAAATCACCACTGCTCACTATAGACATGGAAGGAATCACAGACACTCAAACTGCTCTGATTGATTCTGGTTCTTCTGCTAACTTCATTGATCCCAATTTGCCTGTTCTCACAACATTCCACACATTGAATTGGACTCCCCATGCTCTGTCATTGGCATTAATGGCAAACAAGTCCGCAACCCTATCTGCTTCAAGGCCCAATTAGTCTTTACCTCTCAAAACAGGCAATTTTCTGCCATCTTCTATGCTCTTCCCCTTGGAAATAGAAACCTTATCCTTGGAACCCCATGGCTCATATTGGCTAATCCAGACATTGATTGGACCACCATGAAAGTTTCACTCCACCTAGCTACAAAAGCACAAGATGGCAGCATCAACCCTGAGCCTCAGAATCTCCCTGTTAAATTCCAGGAGTTTCAGGAAGTGTTCAGTGAAGAGTCCTTTACCATGCTGCCAAAACATTGCCCTTATGACATTGCTATTGACCTGGAAGAAGACAAACAGCCTCCCtattgtcagagccaacaactaccacaaggtaaagcccaacaagctattgcctaatataggacttatcagccagtgggatccaacaatgctcaaggcaattgccagataagggtttggacaagaccaatatagtaaagtgcactaatgatataaagatagcagggcaaggaacctttgacagggactggtatgctctcaggcaatactcttaattgtatgtcttagggtagtagatgtgggatggggataagaggtcaagttctgaggcttaaggctctgagaaccctccttatatattaaaCAAGGAGAGGGAATAGTACATACAGtaacaaacacaataacaaagataaggtcacatgaccaaagataagaaagacgtgatcatatgactaaaggtcatgtaattggattacataatatGTGCTCAGCACTTAAATAGCATagagatgcatatatccataaatcttcatgaaaatagcgcatatattcactatttctttgacttagtggattctaaggtggtcacgcctctagggcatgacacctATGGCCCTATCTATTCTATGACCCCTGCAGAGAGAGAAGCACTCAAGGAATACATTGACTAAGAACTGGCAGCTGGAAAGATTGTGCCAACCACCTCACCAGCAGGAGCTCCtgtgatgtttgtaaaaagggCTGATGGCAGGCTTTGCTTAGTGGTGGACTATTGCCAGCTAaatgccatcacaatcaaggacagaTATGCACTACCCAGACAAGACAAGCTAATTGAGAAATTGCGCCATGCTAAGATCTTCACAAAGCTAGATTTGAGGAATGGATATCACAATATcagaatcaaagaaggagatgaatggaaggctgcatttCACACTGCCCTTGGTCATTTTGCTCCCACAGTCATGCAATTTGGCCTTAGCAATGCCCTGGCTGTGTTTAtgcgcttcatgaacaacatatTCTGTGATTTACTTGACatctgtcataaacagaggaaaatagaactagccagaattgaaccagcttgaccactaagccatagagccctattattcctctgctgacaacccatgattacacctgctaccccccaaatttgggcttgggccagcatgcaaccacttgtactggtcatgtgaccgtgtccaggacaatatCTCTGTGGTTGTGCACTTGgatgacatcttgatcttctcaaactcaagagaagagcatgtggaacatgtcagggaagtcttATCTTGCTTGCTGAACCATAATCTATtctgcaaccctgccaaatgctacttctttgtcaCAGAAGTCACCTTCATTGGTCTTGTGATTACTCCTGATGGCATCTCCatgaaagacaaggtgcAAGCAATCATGGACTGGCCTGAACCCCAAAATGCAAAACAGGtgcaatcattcctaggctttgcaaACTTCTACTGTTGCTTTGTCCCCAACTTCTCTTGCTTAGCACGCCCTCTGAATAACCTTACTCAGAAAGAGCAACCATGGATATGGCTAGAAGAacagaaggctgcatttgatgcaatcAAGGCTGAGATTTGCAAGGAGCTTGTTCTAGCTCACCCTGATGAATCTAAACCTTacaccttggaaacagacaCTTCTGGAGCAGCCATGGGCGCTGTACTATCTCAGAGAAAGGAAGATGGTTGTATACATCCTGTTGCATTCATGTCAGCCAGCTTTTCACCTGCTGAGCTGAACTATGACAcgcatgacaaggagctacttgccatcatttgtgcatttgagcactggagaatcttcctggaaggaactgagcagccaatcactgtgtttactgatcacaagaatctggagtactggaaatcagctagaaccttcaacaggCGTCATGCACGCTGGCATCTCATGCTGGCGTCCTACAACTTTGTTATTGCTTATAGACCTGGGAAATAGTCACAGAAACCTGACGCCCTGTCAAGAAAACCAGATCACACAGACTTAGAACCATCTCCACAAGTTATGATTCCAGAATCTCATTTTGAGGCAttttcagcacacatagatTTGTCCTTGCtggatcaaatcaaggaagccaCTCAGGAAGACCCTGGTCTTGACACAAACTTGCTAGCTGTATCAGACCCTAAATCCATGCCCCACAGCATTGCACAGAAGTTCAAGGACTATACAATTCAGGAGGGTCTACTGttgtatcaaggaagaataGTTGTGCCAGATGAACCTGAGATCAAACAGCAGCTCTTATCTCACTTCCATGATTCCCCTGCTTCTGGTCACCAAGGAAGAGCACAAACTCTAGAGTTAATCAGTTGTCACTATTATTGGCCAGTAATGAAATTCCAAGTCAATTACTGTGCGGAGTCTTGTGAAATCTGTCAAAGAAGCAAGGGCCATCCATGTACACAACTATGCTCTCAACCCGCTTGCTGTCCCTGCATTTACCTGGGAAGGCATCTTGtatgatttcattgtcaagtttccCAAGTGTAAGGGATATGACAACATTTTAGTGGTTGTAGACTGCTTCTAAAAGATGATGCACATGATTCCCTGCAAAGAAGCTGCTACTGCTGAGGATGTAGCTCAGATGTTCCTGGaacatgtctggaagctacatggcaCTCCCAAGCGCACTGTGTCCAACAGAGGGTCCACATTCAATTCCAAGTTCCTCAAGGCACTCTACGAATCTCTGCAAATCACTCCTAGTTTCTCTACTGCTTATCACCCACAATCTGATGGACAAACTGAGATTGAAAACCAATGGCTAGAGGCTTACCTATGTCCTTCCATGAATCATAGACAGT
This region includes:
- a CDS encoding Retrotransposon-derived protein PEG10, producing MDYETRGATRAQGVWFKVEGDEGLNITALDKFISTACLIDDTLFEACKELRKDSNSSTSSPQRPAQGHSSNFVSKKVQEARRNAGECSKYGEKSHKWEDCKNGWCLRTIELSKPESAKAAEVEELEVLPQAGKV
- a CDS encoding Retrotransposable element Tf2 protein encodes the protein MEGITDTQTALIDSGSSANFIDPNLPVLTTFHTLNWTPHALSLALMANKQFSAIFYALPLGNRNLILGTPWLILANPDIDWTTMKVSLHLATKAQDGSINPEPQNLPVKFQEFQEVFSEESFTMLPKHCPYDIAIDLEEDKQPPYCQSQQLPQAGKIVPTTSPAGAPVMFVKRADGRLCLVVDYCQLNAITIKDRYALPRQDKLIEKLRHAKIFTKLDLRNGYHNIRIKEGDEWKAAFHTALGHFAPTVMQFGLSNALADNISVVVHLDDILIFSNSREEHVEHVREVLSCLLNHNLFCNPAKCYFFVTEVTFIGLVITPDGISMKDKVQAIMDWPEPQNAKQVQSFLGFANFYCCFVPNFSCLARPLNNLTQKEQPWIWLEEQKAAFDAIKAEICKELVLAHPDESKPYTLETDTSGAAMGAVLSQRKEDGCIHPVAFMSASFSPAELNYDTHDKELLAIICAFEHWRIFLEGTEQPITVFTDHKNLEYWKSARTFNRRHARWHLMLASYNFVIAYRPGK
- a CDS encoding Retrotransposable element Tf2 protein encodes the protein MIPESHFEAFSAHIDLSLLDQIKEATQEDPGLDTNLLAVSDPKSMPHSIAQKFKDYTIQEGLLLYQGRIVVPDEPEIKQQLLSHFHDSPASGHQGRAQTLDLVKSVKEARAIHVHNYALNPLAVPAFTWEGILYDFIVKFPKSATAEDVAQMFLEHVWKLHGTPKRTVSNRGSTFNSKFLKALYESLQITPSFSTAYHPQSDGQTEIENQWLEAYLCPSMNHRQSDWVDWLPLAEFTHNNARSKATGKLPFEIVYDRSPVISLLLEPTGLPIADDRAKQLAETIQAVQVSIKWAQECYKQADTGKPPPEFQPGD